From the Carassius auratus strain Wakin unplaced genomic scaffold, ASM336829v1 scaf_tig00018356, whole genome shotgun sequence genome, one window contains:
- the LOC113076028 gene encoding serine/threonine-protein kinase pim-2-like, whose protein sequence is MFQRPCRVHPLTESQVCDLNTPPNPSSSTEEQHPHESTADAAEGNDEERKVMEKGKKKKKWWRLSSLFGAVKKHLKRSSNPVQGEVELQQEQEQSEGVKNQNQCKDRCSDDYTVRHNLVSDQLCEGGFDAEATRLKDDPELGSPQRLPEENDLNILANRGPDSHGCDLSTPPNPSSSTEEQHPHESTADAAEGNDQERKVMEKEKKKKKWWRVASFYGAVKKHLKRSSNPVQGEEELKQEQEQQREKVKNQKEQKARCSDDFISSHYQLGDLLGEGGFGSVYEARRLEDDLKVAVKYVNKTETYRPSLYIPGYQQHVPLEIALTILANKGPRVPEIIQLLDWKDYSDHFVMILECPSPCETLEDFVGRQGGRLNESLARRVMMQVTKAANVCCQRQVFHRDIKLSNLLINNQTLEVKLIDFGCGDILRTTVYMSYSGTATYVPPEFHIKGKYHGKPATVWSLGVLLFKIVAGYYPSFLDLHMLKLHLWSKTGLSNECCRLLRALLQIKPKNRIQLEEILSHKWFTATT, encoded by the exons ATGTTTCAGCGACCTTGTCGAGTTCATCCGTTGACGGAGAGTCAGGTGTGTGATCTCAACACACCCCCAAaccccagcagcagcacagaggaacaacatcctcatgagagcactgctgatgctgctgagggAAACGACGAGGAGAGGAAGGTTATGGAGAaagggaagaagaaaaagaagtggtgGAGGTTGTCTTCTTTGTTTGGAGctgtgaagaaacatctgaagcGCAGCTCGAACCCAGTTCAGGGTGAAGTAGAGCTGCAGCAAGAGCAAGAGCAGAGTGAGGGAGTGAAGAACCAGAACCAGTGTAAAGACAGATGCAGTGATG ACTACACTGTCAGACACAACCTCGTGAGTGATCAGCTGTGTGAAGGTGGATTTGACGCTGAGGCGACACGTTTGAAGGATGACCCTGAA CTTGGATCTCCACAACGTCTTCCAGAGGAGAATGATCTCAACATCCTGGCAAACAGAGGCCCAGATAGCCACGGATGTGATCTCAGCACCCCCCCAAaccccagcagcagcacagaggaacaacatcctcatgagagcactgctgatgctgctgagggAAACGACCAGGAGAGGAAGGTgatggagaaagagaagaagaaaaagaagtggtgGAGGGTGGCCTCTTTCTACGGAGctgtgaagaaacatctgaagcgcagctcgaacccagttcagggtgaagaagagctgaagcaagagcaagagcagcagagagagaaagtgaagaaccagaaagaacagaaagccagatgcagtgatg ACTTCATTTCCAGCCactaccagctgggtgatctgctGGGTGAAGGTGGATTTGGTTCTGTGTATGAGGCGAGACGTTTGGAGGATGACCTTAAA GTGGCGGTCAAATATGTTAATAAGACCGAAACCTACAGGCCAAGTTTATACATT CCTGGATATCAGCAACATGTTCCACTGGAGATCGCTCTCACAATCCTGGCTAATAAAGGCCCCAGAGTGCCAGAGATCATCCAGCTGCTGGACTGGAAGGACTACAGTGACCATTTCGTCATGATCCTTGAATGTCCCTCTCCTTGCGAGACTTTGGAAGACTTTGTGGGGCGTCAGGGTGGACGTCTCAACGAGAGCTTAGCACGGCGAGTCATGATGCAGGTGACTAAAGCTGCGAACGTGTGCTGCCAGCGCCAAGTGTTCCACCGTGACATCAAACTGAGCAACCTTCTCATCAACAACCAGACACTTGAAGTCAAACTAATTGACTTTGGGTGTGGGGACATTCTGAGGACAACTGTCTACATGTCATACTCTG GCACAGCAACATACGTCCCTCCTGAGTTTCACATAAAGGGAAAGTACCACGGCAAGCCTGCGACGGTTTGGTCACTGGGGGttctgttatttaaaatagtggCCGGATATTATCCAAGTTTCTTAGATCTGCACATGCTCAAACTGCATCTCTGGTCCAAAACTGGTCTGTCAAATG AATGCTGCAGATTGCTCCGCGCTCTCCTGCAAATAAAGCCAAAGAACCGAATTCAGCTGGAGGAAATCCTTTCCCACAAGTGGTTTACG gcCACCACATAA
- the LOC113076036 gene encoding serine/threonine-protein kinase pim-1-like: MEKGKKKKKWWRLSSLFGAVKKHLKRSSNPVQGEVELQQEQEQSEGVKNQNQCKDRCSDDYTVRHNLVSDQLCEGGFDAEATRLKDDPELGSPQRLPEEKDLNILSTADAAEGNDQERKVMEKEKKKKKWNQKEQKARCSDDFISSHYQLGDLLGEGGFGSVYEARRLEDDLKVAVKYVNKTETYRPSLYIPGYQQHVPLEIALTILANKGPRVPEIIQLLDWKDYSDHFVMILECPSPCETLEDFVGRQGGRLNESLARRVMMQVTKAANVCCQRQVFHRDIKLSNLLINNQTLEVKLIDFGCGDILRTTVYMSYSGTATYVPPEFHIKGKYHGKPATVWSLGVLLFKIVAGYYPGFLDLHMLKLHLWSRTGLSNECCRLLRALLQIKPKNRIQLEEILSHKWFTATT; encoded by the exons ATGGAGAaagggaagaagaaaaagaagtggtgGAGGTTGTCTTCTTTGTTTGGAGctgtgaagaaacatctgaagcGCAGCTCGAACCCAGTTCAGGGTGAAGTAGAGCTGCAGCAAGAGCAAGAGCAGAGTGAGGGAGTGAAGAACCAGAACCAGTGTAAAGACAGATGCAGTGATG ACTACACTGTCAGACACAACCTCGTGAGTGATCAGCTGTGTGAAGGTGGATTTGACGCTGAGGCGACACGTTTGAAGGATGACCCTGAA CTTGGATCTCCACAACGTCTTCCAGAAGAGAAGGACCTCAACATCCTG agcactgctgatgctgctgagggAAACGACCAGGAGAGGAAGGTgatggagaaagagaagaagaaaaagaagtg gaaccagaaagaacagaaagccagatgcagtgatg ACTTCATTTCCAGCCactaccagctgggtgatctgctGGGTGAAGGTGGATTTGGTTCTGTGTATGAGGCGAGACGTTTGGAGGATGACCTTAAA GTGGCGGTCAAATATGTTAATAAGACCGAAACCTACAGGCCAAGTTTATACATT CCTGGATATCAGCAACATGTTCCACTGGAGATCGCCCTCACAATCCTGGCTAATAAAGGCCCCAGAGTGCCAGAGATCATCCAGCTGCTGGACTGGAAGGACTACAGTGACCATTTCGTCATGATCCTTGAATGTCCCTCTCCTTGCGAGACTTTGGAAGACTTTGTGGGGCGTCAGGGTGGACGTCTCAACGAGAGCTTAGCACGGCGAGTCATGATGCAGGTGACTAAAGCTGCGAACGTGTGCTGCCAGCGCCAAGTGTTCCACCGTGACATCAAACTGAGCAACCTTCTCATCAACAACCAGACACTTGAAGTCAAACTAATTGACTTTGGGTGTGGGGACATTCTGAGGACAACTGTCTACATGTCATACTCTG GCACAGCAACATACGTCCCTCCTGAGTTTCACATAAAGGGAAAGTACCACGGCAAGCCTGCGACGGTTTGGTCACTGGGGGttctgttatttaaaatagtggCCGGATATTATCCAGGTTTCTTAGATCTGCACATGCTCAAACTGCATCTCTGGTCCAGAACTGGTCTGTCAAACG AATGCTGCAGATTGCTCCGCGCTCTCCTGCAAATAAAGCCAAAGAACCGAATTCAGCTGGAGGAAATCCTTTCCCACAAGTGGTTTACG gcCACCACATAA